The following DNA comes from Amycolatopsis albispora.
TCGCGCATGCGGCTGGGCGTGCTCTGCTGCGCGTACATGCTGTTCAGCCTGGACGTCGTCACCTGGCTGACCTTCGCCGGCTGGATGCTGTTCGGCCTGGTGCTCTACTTCGCGTACGGCATGCGGCGCTCGAAGCTGGCACGGTCATGAAGGTCATGAAGGTCGCAGTGTTCCAGGGCCCCGCTGACAGCGCGGACTTCCTGCCCCGGCTGGCCGGCGCGGCCGCCCGCGCGTCGGGCGCCGACCTGCTGGTCTGCCCGGAAATGGCGGCCACCGGGTACAACATCGGTGAGGCCGCCGAGGACCTGGCCGAGCAGGCCGACGGCCCCACCGCGCGCCGGGTCGCCGAGATCTGCCGTGCACACGGGCTGGCGATCGCCTACGGCTACCCGGAACGCGCACTCGGCACCGTCCACAACTGCGTCCAGCTGATCGACGCGACCGGGCGGGCGCTGGCCAACTACCGGAAGACGCACCTGTTCGGCGAGCTGGACAAGGCGCACTTCTCCCCCGGCGACCGCGCGGTGGTGCAGACCCGGCTGCGGCAGCACGGAACGCCGAAAGTGGTAGTCGAATTCGACGCCCTCAGCCCAAGCGGCGCAACCCACAGTGTTCACCGGCCGGGCGGGACGGCGGCGGAAGCACGACGGACCTCGGAGCGGTCGAGCAGCCTGCGCCGGACCACCCACGCCCGTCACCTCTCCACCGACCCCAACCCTTCACCGCCCTACTTCGCGCTGTTCTCCACCATCATGGGCGTCGCAGCCGACCGGACGAAGATCATTCCGGGCAACCCGTGCCGAGGTGTGCGGGTCGGGTCAGGCGAGTACGAAGAGGAACGTCTCGTCGCCAGCCCCGTGCAGGTCCTGCGAGCCGCGGTGCGCCTGTACCAACGGCGCCGCGGCCGCCGCGGCGATCACCGAGCCGGGGCGCTTCCACCAGGTCGAGCTGGAGCTGGCGGGCGACTACCTGCCGATGAAGCGGATCGCCGAAATCCTGTCCGATGCTTGGGAAACGCCGTTGTCCGCGCCGGACATGACCGAGGACGAAGCCGTCGCCGGCGGGATGCAGCCGATGGGTGCTTCGCTCGAGTGGCTGAACCTCGTGGGACAGCCCGCCCGCCCGGAGT
Coding sequences within:
- a CDS encoding amino acid permease C-terminal domain-containing protein, whose translation is MLFSLDVVTWLTFAGWMLFGLVLYFAYGMRRSKLARS
- a CDS encoding nitrilase-related carbon-nitrogen hydrolase; translated protein: MKVMKVAVFQGPADSADFLPRLAGAAARASGADLLVCPEMAATGYNIGEAAEDLAEQADGPTARRVAEICRAHGLAIAYGYPERALGTVHNCVQLIDATGRALANYRKTHLFGELDKAHFSPGDRAVVQTRLRQHGTPKVVVEFDALSPSGATHSVHRPGGTAAEARRTSERSSSLRRTTHARHLSTDPNPSPPYFALFSTIMGVAADRTKIIPGNPCRGVRVGSGEYEEERLVASPVQVLRAAVRLYQRRRGRRGDHRAGALPPGRAGAGGRLPADEADRRNPVRCLGNAVVRAGHDRGRSRRRRDAADGCFARVAEPRGTARPPGVRGRIRPPAPQVRRRGLGLGGFTMCLLDAYTGARWRELVGQQRHEYDPEGSRIRICAPLKEVSGKVFKGGSLAMRAEGATSHPTPTRPGRRRRKGKKGRTMTPAGTRWGPAAEHRDVLRPTPPPHRPHRRRPRHRHRPRRRNRHQPSPPPAHQQSPATTLP